A region of Lycium barbarum isolate Lr01 chromosome 1, ASM1917538v2, whole genome shotgun sequence DNA encodes the following proteins:
- the LOC132641000 gene encoding 2-oxoglutarate-Fe(II) type oxidoreductase hxnY-like isoform X1, producing the protein MTESIQLPIIDLTSPDRISTARAIRQACVEVGFFYLINHGVDEKLFKKVIEQSKKFFSLSLEEKMTLVRRNHRGYTPLYAENLDPSSTTQGDSKESFYIGPLEGKSVVSNLNQWPAEEVLPCWRSTMEDYHRGVLDAGIRLISLIALALELDEDFFHKAGACDSPNAFLRLLHYPGELQLSEQVVYGASAHSDYGMLTLLATDGVGGLQVCREKFKRPQIWEDVHHLSGAFIVNIGDMMERWTNCLFRSTLHRVMPTGQERYSMAFFLEPNPDCVVECLKSCCSDSSPPSTSEPPRRTKILFLQDILQFVRETTWKSALKLHMHHRPMNTYRWSGFLSYDRHCYTSQHLQYAISFVLYICTVPRFHTKQKNVASNL; encoded by the exons ATGACAGAATCAATTCAACTCCCCATTATCGACCTTACTTCTCCTGATCGTATTTCCACCGCTCGTGCAATTCGTCag GCATGTGTAGAAGTTGGTTTCTTTTACCTTATAAATCATGGGGTAGACGAAAAGTTGTTTAAGAAAGTGATTGAACAGAGCAAAAAGTTTTTCTCTCTGTCCCTTGAAGAGAAGATGACACTGGTTAGGAGGAATCACAGAGGTTATACTCCCCTTTATGCTGAGAATCTTGATCCCTCATCTACTACTCAAG GTGACTCAAAAGAAAGCTTCTACATTGGTCCTCTGGAAGGCAAGAGTGTTGTTAGTAACTTGAATCAATGGCCTGCAGAAG AGGTTCTACCCTGTTGGAGATCAACCATGGAGGATTACCATAGAGGAGTCTT GGATGCTGGGATAAGACTAATTTCACTCATCGCTTTGGCACTGGAGTTGGATGAGGACTTCTTTCATAAAGCTGGGGCATGTGATTCACCAAATGCATTCCTACGTCTGTTACATTATCCAG GTGAGTTACAATTATCTGAACAAGTGGTGTATGGTGCTTCTGCTCATTCAGACTATGGGATGTTAACTCTTCTAGCTACAGATGGTGTTGGTGGACTTCAG GTTTGCCGGGAGAAATTCAAGCGACCCCAGATATGGGAAGATGTGCATCACCTCAGTGG GGCTTTCATAGTTAACATTGGAGATATGATGGAGAGGTGGACAAACTGCTTATTTCG GTCTACATTGCATAGAGTTATGCCAACAGGCCAAGAGCGTTATTCG ATGGCTTTCTTTTTGGAGCCAAACCCAGATTGTGTGGTGGAATGCTTGAAGAGTTGTTGTAGTGATTCATCTCCTCCCAG CActtccgaaccccctcggcggacaaaaatactgtttttacaag ATATCCTCCAATTCGTGCGGGAGACTACTTGGAAGAGCGCCTTAAAGTTACATATGCATCATAG GCCAATGAACACTTACAGGTGGAGTGGTTTTCTCTCATATGACCGACATTGTTACACTTCTCAGCATTTACAATATGCAATCAGCTTCGTCTTATATATTTGTACTGTTCCAAGATTtcatacaaaacaaaaaaatgtgGCGTCAAACCTTTAA
- the LOC132641000 gene encoding 2-oxoglutarate-Fe(II) type oxidoreductase hxnY-like isoform X2 — MTESIQLPIIDLTSPDRISTARAIRQACVEVGFFYLINHGVDEKLFKKVIEQSKKFFSLSLEEKMTLVRRNHRGYTPLYAENLDPSSTTQGDSKESFYIGPLEGKSVVSNLNQWPAEEVLPCWRSTMEDYHRGVLDAGIRLISLIALALELDEDFFHKAGACDSPNAFLRLLHYPGELQLSEQVVYGASAHSDYGMLTLLATDGVGGLQVCREKFKRPQIWEDVHHLSGAFIVNIGDMMERWTNCLFRSTLHRVMPTGQERYSMAFFLEPNPDCVVECLKSCCSDSSPPRYPPIRAGDYLEERLKVTYAS, encoded by the exons ATGACAGAATCAATTCAACTCCCCATTATCGACCTTACTTCTCCTGATCGTATTTCCACCGCTCGTGCAATTCGTCag GCATGTGTAGAAGTTGGTTTCTTTTACCTTATAAATCATGGGGTAGACGAAAAGTTGTTTAAGAAAGTGATTGAACAGAGCAAAAAGTTTTTCTCTCTGTCCCTTGAAGAGAAGATGACACTGGTTAGGAGGAATCACAGAGGTTATACTCCCCTTTATGCTGAGAATCTTGATCCCTCATCTACTACTCAAG GTGACTCAAAAGAAAGCTTCTACATTGGTCCTCTGGAAGGCAAGAGTGTTGTTAGTAACTTGAATCAATGGCCTGCAGAAG AGGTTCTACCCTGTTGGAGATCAACCATGGAGGATTACCATAGAGGAGTCTT GGATGCTGGGATAAGACTAATTTCACTCATCGCTTTGGCACTGGAGTTGGATGAGGACTTCTTTCATAAAGCTGGGGCATGTGATTCACCAAATGCATTCCTACGTCTGTTACATTATCCAG GTGAGTTACAATTATCTGAACAAGTGGTGTATGGTGCTTCTGCTCATTCAGACTATGGGATGTTAACTCTTCTAGCTACAGATGGTGTTGGTGGACTTCAG GTTTGCCGGGAGAAATTCAAGCGACCCCAGATATGGGAAGATGTGCATCACCTCAGTGG GGCTTTCATAGTTAACATTGGAGATATGATGGAGAGGTGGACAAACTGCTTATTTCG GTCTACATTGCATAGAGTTATGCCAACAGGCCAAGAGCGTTATTCG ATGGCTTTCTTTTTGGAGCCAAACCCAGATTGTGTGGTGGAATGCTTGAAGAGTTGTTGTAGTGATTCATCTCCTCCCAG ATATCCTCCAATTCGTGCGGGAGACTACTTGGAAGAGCGCCTTAAAGTTACATATGCATCATAG